One Alicyclobacillus acidoterrestris DNA window includes the following coding sequences:
- a CDS encoding PhoH family protein has protein sequence MTDNQTVRKWVFATNEEAVRVLGPNDTLLTRLEQSFAAKVTMRGTEVVFTGEAAEVDLMYAVVSTLTTLAKQGIQLGDADYRYVIQMAKSDDLDSVVDIYTTEIGTTYKGKAIRVKTLGQRHYVNAIGRNDIVFGVGPAGTGKTYLAVAMAVMALKRGEVKRIVLTRPAVEAGEKLGFLPGDLQEKVDPYLRPLYDALHDIYGLEQVQRAMERGNIEIAPLAYMRGRTLDDSYVILDEAQNTTAEQMKMFLTRLGFHSKMVITGDVTQIDLPTGKTSGLVHAHRVLKEVEGIHFHLFSASDVVRHHLVQKIIDAYNRTDEGEPSAIV, from the coding sequence TTGACGGATAACCAAACGGTTCGTAAGTGGGTTTTCGCGACGAACGAGGAGGCAGTACGCGTCCTCGGTCCAAATGATACATTGCTCACACGTCTGGAACAGTCGTTTGCCGCTAAAGTGACAATGCGGGGCACGGAGGTCGTGTTCACGGGCGAGGCGGCGGAAGTTGACCTGATGTACGCGGTGGTGAGTACGCTCACGACGCTCGCGAAGCAGGGCATTCAGCTCGGAGATGCCGATTATCGCTACGTCATCCAAATGGCCAAGTCGGACGACTTGGACAGCGTTGTCGACATCTACACCACGGAGATAGGAACGACGTACAAAGGAAAGGCGATTCGCGTCAAGACGCTCGGCCAGCGTCACTACGTCAATGCAATCGGCCGAAACGACATTGTCTTTGGCGTAGGGCCGGCTGGTACCGGCAAAACGTATCTCGCGGTGGCCATGGCGGTCATGGCGCTCAAGCGCGGGGAAGTCAAACGCATTGTCCTGACGAGGCCCGCAGTGGAAGCTGGCGAGAAGTTGGGGTTCTTGCCAGGGGATTTGCAGGAAAAGGTCGACCCGTATCTGCGGCCGCTCTATGACGCGTTGCACGATATTTATGGGTTGGAGCAAGTGCAGCGGGCGATGGAGCGCGGAAATATTGAGATTGCCCCACTTGCTTACATGCGTGGGCGGACGCTGGATGACAGCTACGTGATTTTGGACGAGGCTCAAAATACGACGGCGGAGCAGATGAAAATGTTCTTGACCCGCCTTGGCTTTCATTCGAAGATGGTGATTACAGGGGATGTGACTCAAATTGACTTGCCGACAGGCAAGACATCTGGTCTCGTTCATGCGCACAGGGTGCTCAAAGAGGTAGAAGGGATTCACTTCCATCTGTTTTCCGCATCTGACGTGGTTCGTCACCATCTCGTACAAAAAATTATTGACGCATATAACCGAACTGACGAGGGAGAGCCGTCCGCAATTGTCTGA